The Fusobacterium necrophorum subsp. necrophorum genome has a window encoding:
- a CDS encoding ABC transporter ATP-binding protein/permease — protein sequence MIEKQLYRFCGETQKYIKDSVFLSCYRLLAGIGFSFLFAKLLADILEKNWTTNLFFVMGGMLIIIVIKQWCMRKVASKLGFLVSEVKENLRRAIYQKVLRLGISYQETFQTQEVIHLAVDGVEQLENYFGGYLTQFYYCFASSLILFCVIAPWNVKAALVLLIMACSIPLTLQLLLRMVKQVQKKYWSKYASVGNLFLDSLQGLTTLKVYGTDGRREEEIAELSEGFRKQTMKVLKMQLSSIAVINWIAYGGTVAAVIIAILAYRRGDLALFGLLFIFMLAPEFFIPMRTLTAQFHVAMTGVAAAENMMNFLQKEEEKSLGEEEYPKGSPIHVKNLVYHYQDGTKALDGLNLSLDAGKLTAIVGHSGCGKSTFASLLSGEMQVGVKQIFVGDTDIRSLKAGEITKHILRITHDGHIFSGTVKENLLMGNPEATEEMMIDALEKVSMWKFLQEKDGLDTLLLSQGKNVSGGQAQRLSLARALLHNAEIYIFDEANSNVDIESEEIILSVIYELAKTKTVVYISHRLPSIRKADKIYVMEKGRVVQAGKHESLYAEEGLYQRMYKEQEELENFQKGGSHEAK from the coding sequence TTGATTGAAAAACAACTATATCGTTTTTGTGGAGAAACACAGAAATATATTAAGGACAGCGTATTTTTATCTTGCTATCGTCTATTGGCAGGAATCGGCTTTTCTTTTCTATTTGCAAAATTGTTAGCAGATATTTTAGAGAAGAATTGGACAACAAACCTATTTTTTGTAATGGGAGGAATGCTCATTATTATTGTGATAAAACAGTGGTGTATGAGAAAAGTAGCTTCTAAATTGGGGTTTTTAGTATCTGAAGTGAAGGAAAATCTGAGAAGAGCTATTTATCAAAAAGTGTTACGTCTGGGGATTTCTTATCAGGAGACTTTTCAAACGCAAGAAGTAATTCATTTGGCAGTGGATGGTGTGGAACAGTTGGAAAATTATTTTGGGGGGTATTTAACACAATTTTATTATTGTTTTGCCTCTTCCCTTATTTTATTTTGTGTCATTGCTCCTTGGAATGTAAAAGCAGCTTTAGTTCTATTGATTATGGCCTGCAGCATTCCTTTGACCTTGCAGTTATTGTTAAGAATGGTAAAGCAAGTACAAAAGAAATATTGGTCCAAATACGCCAGTGTAGGAAATCTTTTTTTAGATAGTTTACAAGGCTTAACTACTCTAAAAGTGTATGGAACGGACGGAAGGCGAGAAGAAGAAATAGCAGAGTTATCGGAGGGATTTCGAAAACAAACCATGAAGGTGTTGAAAATGCAATTGAGCTCGATTGCCGTCATCAACTGGATTGCCTATGGAGGAACCGTGGCAGCCGTTATTATTGCTATTTTGGCATATAGAAGAGGGGATTTAGCTCTATTTGGACTTTTGTTTATCTTTATGTTGGCTCCTGAATTTTTCATTCCTATGAGAACTTTGACAGCACAATTTCACGTTGCGATGACAGGAGTTGCAGCGGCAGAAAATATGATGAATTTTCTACAAAAAGAAGAAGAAAAATCGTTAGGAGAAGAAGAATATCCAAAGGGAAGTCCTATTCATGTAAAAAATCTAGTGTATCACTATCAGGATGGAACTAAGGCATTGGACGGCTTGAATTTAAGCTTAGACGCAGGAAAATTGACTGCGATTGTCGGGCATTCCGGATGTGGAAAATCTACTTTTGCTTCTTTATTATCCGGAGAAATGCAAGTAGGAGTCAAACAGATTTTTGTGGGGGATACGGATATTCGAAGTTTAAAAGCGGGAGAAATTACAAAGCACATCTTAAGAATTACTCACGACGGACATATTTTTTCAGGAACTGTAAAAGAAAACTTATTGATGGGAAATCCGGAAGCTACTGAAGAAATGATGATAGATGCCTTGGAAAAAGTAAGTATGTGGAAATTTTTGCAGGAGAAAGACGGCTTGGATACCCTATTGTTATCACAAGGAAAAAATGTTTCAGGGGGGCAGGCTCAACGTCTATCCTTAGCGAGGGCTTTGTTACATAATGCGGAAATTTATATTTTTGATGAGGCAAACTCCAATGTGGATATTGAATCGGAGGAAATTATTTTATCGGTTATTTATGAATTGGCAAAAACGAAGACAGTAGTATACATCAGTCATCGTTTACCTTCCATTCGAAAGGCGGATAAAATTTATGTCATGGAAAAAGGACGGGTAGTCCAAGCAGGAAAGCATGAAAGTCTATATGCTGAGGAAGGATTGTATCAAAGGATGTATAAAGAACAGGAAGAATTGGAAAATTTCCAAAAAGGAGGAAGTCATGAAGCAAAATAG